The stretch of DNA CTTGGGCCGCAGCGTGCGCGGCAGCAACCGGGCCAGATCGCGCTCCAGATCAGCCCGTTCAACGGTGTCCGAACCCAGCACGATGAAGGCATGAAGACATTGGCCGTATTCCGCGTCTGGTACGCCCACTACCGCGCATTCCAGAACATTGGGCAGGCAGGCAATCCGGGCTTCTATGGCTTCCGGATACACGTTTTCGCCGCCGCAAATCAGCAGATCGTCGCTTCGGCCACACAGGAACAGCAGGCCCGCCGCGCCGATTGTTCCCATATCGCCTGTATCAAACCAAGTCTGCCGAGGCGTGAGGGTAGAACGCACCCGCAGTTGGGCCCTCTCTATTTGCACCGTCACGCCCGGCAGCACCCGCCCCACCGTGCCCGGAGCCGCCAGCAAGTGCAGGGGTGTTGCCAGCGAAATCAGGCCTGCCTCGCTGGAGCCGTACAGGTTGTACATGACGGGGCCAAATACTTTTTGGGTGCGTTCGGGCAAGGGTGCAGAGCCGCAGATGATGGCCCGGAGTGTAGGTAAATTGGAGAGATTGGGCAGATTTAACAGGCGATGGAGGACGGTGGGAACCAGCACCAATACTTCTATCTTTTCTTGTTCCAGACAGCGCCACTGGTCTTCGGGCCTGCTCCGTGCGAACACGTACAGCGGCGCACCCATCAGCAAACTGATGCAGAGGGTTGCCAGACCATGCCCGTGAAAGAGGGGCAGAGTTAGCAGCGTGGGCGCACCCGCCCGCAGCGGCAATTGCTGAAGCAAGGCAGTGACGGTGGGCAGCAATGCCAGGGCGTTGGCCTTCCGCCGCACTACTTTAGGCGTCCCCGTACTGCCGGAAGTCAGGATAGAGATACTGCCCCGGCCAGATTGACGCCTGATTGGAACGTGTTTCGCTGAGCCAGTCAGAGTCGAAACGGGCAACAGAATGACACTGTCTAAGCTCAGAGCCTCTGCAAAAGCGTCGTCACAAATCAGCAACTCCAAGCGCTGAGACGCGCACACAGCGGCCACTTCTTCGGGGCTGAAGGTGGTATTGAGTAGTACGGCATCTAGCCCCAATCGGCCACAGGCCAGCAGGGTCGCCACAAATGTCAGGTGATTGCGGCACAGCAGGCCCACCCGCTGAAGCCGTTCGGGGCGTCCGGCCAACTGTGCAGCGATAGCGTCAGCCCGCGCCAGCAACGCCCGGCAGGTGGTGGGGCCGTCATCATCTACCAGCGCCACAGAATCGGGTTGCCGCCGCGCCGCCCAGACCGCCAGCGTATACAACGAAGGGCCATATTGCACGAGTGCTGCACCAAGTTGGGCCAACGCTTGGGCAGGATGGACACCCAGTAACCCGGTTTGAGAGAGAGCCGACACCGCCGCCCGTACCTCTACCAGAGTCACCGTTTCTGCCGTCTGGATAGCCTGAATTCCAGGGTTTCCAGACCGCTCAGCAGGTGTCCGAGTGGCCCCGGCAAGAGCAGAGCGGCCAGTTCCAGCGACTTCATCCACCAGGGCGCAACCCGTTGAACTTTGGGATACACCAGCGCGTAAGCCACAGCTTCGGCGGCCTCGTGCGGCGTGAGGGCAGGAGCGAAGCGGTAGGCGGGCGTGGGGGCGATCATGCGGGTACGCACCAGCGGCAGATACACGCTGCACACGCGCACGCCCCGGCCCCGCAGTTCTGTGCCCAGACTCTTGAACCACAGGTCGAAACCCGCCTTGCTGCTCTGATACGCCCCCCAGCGCGGCAGCGGCGGCGGGCCAGCCGACACGCTGGACACGTTGACGATCTGCCCGCCGCCCTGCGCCACCATGCGCGGCACCAGCGCCAGCAACAGCGCCGCCGGGCCAGAAAAGTTGACGGCCAACAGGCGATCTAAATCCTGCTTCTCGCCCGATTGCAGCACGGGCCGCCGGATAGATTTGCCCGCGTTGCTGATGATGATATCTATTCGGGGGTGCGCCGCCCGAATCTGCGCAGCAACCGGGGCAAGGTCGGCAGGCTTGGAGAGGTCAAGCTCGTAGGAACTGGCTTTTCCCCCATTGGCGCGAATAGCGGTTGCCAGTTCAGCCAATTCATCGCCACTGCGGGCCAGCAACAAGACTTCGGCCCCCGCTTCGGCCAACAGTAAAGCCGCCGCTCTACCAATACCGAACGACGCGCCTGTGATGAGAATGGTTTTGCCCGCCACTGCTTGACGGAGCTGTTCGGAGTGGCGGCAACTGGGGGCGAGAGCAGGAGGCGAGCCAGGGACACGGCCCATCTTTAGCACGGGATGGGTGGGTTTGCTCACCAAGTTGGAATGACAACGCCCGCCTTCATCCCGAATGGGGCGAGGGCAGGCGCAGAAAGGACAGGTTCGTGTGAGGCTTAAACCGCCAAGCCCTGCGCGTGGGCGCTGACTTCTCCGGGGGCGTACTGGCCGGGCGGCAGGTCAATGGCAGCGGCGTTGGTTTCAAACTCGTCGCTCCAGCCCACTTCCTCCAGCGCCTTCTTCCATGCGCCGATGCTCTCGTTGCGGTAGATGGAATAGGCCGCCATGCCGACCTCGGGGCCGCCGCGTGCCACGACGCTTTCCACCCACGCCCATTTTGCTGACACGTTGCGGAGTTCTGCCGTGGTTCGCAGTTCCTTCTGGATGCGTTTCATGCGCTTTTCGATGACCTGCACGCCCGCAAAAGCGTCGGCAAAGTGCGGCGTATGGCGCTTGGGCACGAATGGGCTGATGCCCAGCGCAATCCGGTTGATCTTGGCGAGGTCTTTGGTAAACGAGATCAGCTCCGAAATATCGTCGTCGTTTTCGGGGCCGAGGCCGATCATCATGTAGACCTTGATGCCCTTGAAGCCCAGATCGCGGCTGATCTGCGCGGTTTTGGTGAGGTCTTCGGTGGTGATACCCTTCTTCAGCCAGCGGCGCAGGCGTTCTGACGGCGCATCGGAGGCCACCGTGAAGGTACGCAGGCCACCCGCCTTCAGAATCTCGGCCAGTTCGGCGTCCACGGTATCGGCGCGGATGGACGACACGCCCAGCTTGATGCCGCGGTCTGTGAGGGTGCGCCCCACGTATTTGGTGTGCGGGAAGTCGCTGAGGGCCGCGCCCACCAGTCCTACCTTCTGCACCCAATCGGGAATCACGTCCAGCAACTCCTGCGCCTGATTGTTGCGGTTGGGGCCGTACATGGTGCGGGCCAGGCAGAAGGTGCAGGGGCGGGGGCAGCCGCGTTGGGCTTCCACGAGGAACATGTTGCTCAGTTCGCTATGCGGCGTCACGATCTGGCTGTAGGCGGGCAACAGTTCCTTGGGCGCGGTGGCCCATTTGGGTTCGTGGGTGTGGCGAGCAGGCAGGAACACACCCGGCATCCCGTCCACGAGATCATAGAAATCTTCGCGGGAGGTGGCTTCACGCAACGCTTCGGAGACCACGGGCACGATCTGTTCGCCGTCGCCGATGATGATCACGTCGGCAAAAGGGGTCAGCGGGTAGGGGTTGGAACTGGTCAGCGGGCCGCCCACCATCACCACGGGGTCGGAATCGTCGCGCTTTTCTCGCAGGGGGTGCATTCCGGCAATGTCCAGCAGCCGGATAATGTTGGTCAGGTCAAGCTCGAAGCTGACGCTGATGGCAAACAGTTCGCAGTTACCCGCCGCACGGCCCGTTTCGACGGTGGGCAGCGGTTGGCCGCCCTTCTCAAAGGCCTCTACATCGTCGGGCAGGAAGGCACGTTCGCAGGCCACGCCCTCTTCCTGATTGAACATGCGGTAGATGACCTGATAGCCCAGTGACGCCATGCCCACGCTATAGCGGTTGGGAAAAGCCAAAGTGACCCGGATGGGTGCGTGTTTGAACATGGTGCCCGTTTCGGCGTCCAGCAGGGGCTTGATGCCGGTACGCCAGTAGTCGGAACCGTAAGTAATTGGGTGGGGTGTATTGCTGCTGACTGAACTCAAAAGTCCTCCGGGAGTACGCGCCGGAAAACCTGTCGCCGCTAGGTTCAACCTAGAGAGCAGTCGGGCGGCAGCGCGTCACAATCACGTATTCTACCCGGTTTTGTTGCCCCAACTGAAGCGGGGGTTACGGCTGGGGAGGCTGGATTGGGCTAGGGGCGGCAGAGCTAGGCGGTTGGGCCTTGCTGTGCTTCGGCGGCCTGCGCCTCTGCTGGCGCACCTTTACCTGATTTGATAGGTCTAAATTTGAAGCCAGTGGCCTTGATGGGTTTGGACTTTACTGCTTTGGCTTTGGCCGCCACCTGAGTCTGTAGCGGGGCTATACGCGAGGCGGGTCGCCAGGCACTCGCCACAAAAAACACGATGCCCGCCAGTACGCCCGTAAACGCCAGGTACCACAACAGCCGCCCCAGCACGCCCGCCGCACCGACGACGAACACGCCGAGGCCCACCAGCACCTGTCCGGCCAGCCACACCAGCGCCAGCGCGGTTACTGCCAGCAAAATGACGCCCAGCAGGGCAAAGAGAAGGCGGGTCATGGGGGGAGTATAGGGTTTTGGCGTCAGGGGCGGCGGGCGGTGTAAGCGGCTAGGGGGCTTTGTCTAAGGGTCTAGGGTCTAAGCGTCTAAGGAAAGCCAAGAAGGGCAGGGGCAAGCGCTGGCGCTCACTCAACCCCTCCCAACCTCCCCTCTCAAGGGTGAGGAGCTAAACCAAGCTCTCTGCCCTTAGCTGTTTCCCTCGCCCCTTGTGGGACTGGAACAGCTACGAAGCAGAGAGGGGCGCTGCACCGCAGCAGGGTGAGGGGCCACCCAGTAACCGCCCCACCCCCCGCCAACCCAAAAAGAGAGCCGAAGCACCCGGCCCCGGCTCTCCCCTTCGCTACGCTGGTGCTACAGCTTAAGCGCCTGCGCCACGCATGTTTTCAATGATCTTGTCGGCGAACTGACTGGTCTTGACTTCGGTTGCGCCTTCCATGTTGCGGGCAAAATCGTAGGTCACGACGCGCTGCTGAATGGTCTGATCGAGGCCCTTCAGAATCAGGTCGGCGGCTTCCGTCCAGCCCATGTAGCGCAGCATCATCTCGCCCGACAGAATCACGCTGCTGGGGTTGATGACGTCTTTGCCCGCGTACTTGGGGGCCGTGCCGTGCGTGGCCTCGAAAATGGCGTGGCCCGACACGTAGTTGATGTTGGCTCCGGGCGCGATGCCGATGCCGCCCACTTGCGCGGCGAGGGCGTCGGACACGTAGTCCCCGTTGAGGTTGAGGGTGGCGATCACGTCGTATTCGGTGGGACGCAGCAGGATTTGCTGAAGGAAGTTGTCGGCGATCACGTCTTTGATGACGATGCCGCCGGGAAGCTGGAGCCAGGGGCCGCCGTCGATTTCCACGCCGCCGAATTCACGCTTGGCGAGGTCGTAGGCCCAGTCGCGGAAGCCGCCTTCCGTGAACTTCATGATGTTGCCCTTATGCACGATGGCGACGCTCTTGCGCCCGTTGTCGAGGGCAAACTGAATGGCGGCCCGTACCAGACGCTCGGTGCCTTCCTGAGACACGGGCTTGATGCCGAAGCTGGAGGTGTTGGGGAAGCGGATTTTGGTCACGCCCATTTCGTTCATCAGGAAATCGCGCATCTTGTCGGCTTCGGGCGTTCCGGCCTTGTACTCGATTCCGGCGTAGATGTCCTCGGTGTTCTCGCGGAAGATGACCATATCCACGTCCTGGGGACGCTTGACGGGACTGGGCACGCCCGCGAAGTACTGCACGGGGCGCACGCAGGCGTACAGGTCGAGTTCCTGACGGAGCGCCACGTTGATGGAGCGAATGCCCGTGCCCACCGGCGTCGTCAAAGGCCCCTTGATGCCGAACAGGTACTCGTCGAACGCCTTGATCGTTTCAGCGGGCAGCCACTCGCCAGCGCCGTAGACCTGCGTGGACTTCTCGCCCGCGTAGACTTCCATCCACTCGATCTTCTTTTCGCCGCCGTAAGCGACTTCTACGGCAGCGTCCAGCACACGCACGCTGGCCTTCCAGATGTCTGCGCCCGTGCCGTCGCCTTCCACGAACGGGATGACCGGGTGATTGGGCACGCTAAGTTTGCCGCCCTGCATGGTGATTTTTTCGCCCTGCGCGGGCACCTTGATATGAGTTTCCATTTCAGAGAGCAATGTAGCGTGCCGGGGATGAGTGCCGCCGAAATGGGCCTGTTACCGCATAAGTTTAGACGCAGTTCAAAATTTTGGCTGGGGAGAATTCCGTTCTCAGACCTTGGGACTCTCGACCCTCAGACGCCCTTCCTGCGCCGCCTACCCCACCGAAGATAACGGTCTGCTGGGATTCTCCTCATACGAACTCAGCGGGGCAGGCGCAAGCTGGACAGACCCGAATGCACCAACTGGGAATCCAAACCACAGGAGGTCTACACACATGAGTGAAGACAAAAGTACGCTAGGGAATATGGTGGACGCCGCCAAGGCCAAGATCAACGAGGGTGCAGACCGCGCCCGCGCCGCAGGACACGATCTGGCCAGCCATGTCGGGAGCAATCCTGCCGAGAACGCTATGGACAAGGCCCAGGCCACAGAAGACCGTGCCAAGGCCGAACTCCATAACCGCCAGGCCAATGCCGAGTACACCGAAGGCAAAAGCGAAGCGAAAGACGGCGACGGGCGCTAACCGCCAACACCACATTCTCTAGCCAGCCTCAGCGCAGGCGTTCAGAGCCATCAAGCTCCTGAGCGTCTGCTTTTTTGCTGCCCCATGCCTGAGCAGGCCACACTTTTTCATCCCGAAGCTTGCCCACCCCCGTAAACTGCCGGGCATGACAACACCCAACCGGCGGGAATCGCGCCGTGAGCAGCACAAGAAGGGCGGCACGGGGGCACAGGTCACCCTGCGGAACACCCTGATCGCCTACGCCTTCATGCTGCCCTTTTTGATCTTGCTGGTCGTGTACCACACCTGGCCCGTATTTTTCGGCACCTACCTTGCGTTCACCGAATACAACGTCATCAATCCGCCCAAATGGGTCGGCGTGGATAATTTCCGGGAGTTGGCACAGGACGAGCAATTCTGGTCGGGCCTGCGCAACAGCCTGAAATACATTCTGGTGGTTCCGGTCATTCAGGGTCTCAGCATTGCCGTGGCCATGCTGGTCAACCGCCCCATGAAGGGCATCGGCTTTTTCCGCACCGCCTACTACGTGCCAGTGGTGACCAGCTTTGCGGTGGTGGGCCTGATCTGGACCTGGATGTACCAGCAAGAAGGCCCGGTGAACTTTGTGCTGCAAGCGCTGGGGCTGATGGACGAACCCAAAAGCCTGCTGAATAACCCGCTGACGGCCCTGTACGCGGTGATGTTCGTGACGCTCTGGAAGGGCATCGGCTACTACATGGTGCTGTATCTGGCGGGCCTGCAAGCCATTGCGCCGGAACTGGAAGAAGCGGCGGTCATAGACGGCGCCACCCGGCTGCAAGTGTTCTGGAACATCACGTTGCCGGGGCTGCGGCCCACCATTTTGGTGTGTAGCCTGCTGTCCACCATCAGCGCCATCAAGGTGTTCGAGGAAATCTACGTGATGACCAGTGGCGGGCCTGCGGGCAGCACGTATACGGCGCTGTTCTACACGTTTTCGCGGGCGTTCGTGGATTTCAAATTTGGGCAGGCGGCGGCGGCGGGCTTGGTCATCGCCGTCATCAGCATTTTCTTTGGCCTGATCAACTTCCGCATTACGCGGGGAGGCAAAGCCGATGCTTGAGCAACCCACCACCACACCGCCGCAGCGCCGGGCCGCCACCGCACAGGAAACGGCGCACGTGGCGTCCGGCCTCCGCTCCCGCCGCAAGCGCAAGAACTTGCTGATCAACGCCTTCGCCTACCTCGTGCTGGCCCTGATCGCGCTGATCATGCTCTATCCCTTTTACTGGACACTGATTACCAGTTTCGAGCCGACGGGCAACATCTATCAGGCCAAGCTGTGGCCTTCGGGCTGGAGCCTCAAAAACTATGTCGAAGTGTTTCAGGGCACCACCGTTCCGTTCTGGCGCATGGCCCTCAACAGCGTTATCATCTGCACGCTGGGCGTCACCCTGACGGTGGGATTCGCGGCGCTGGCGGCCTATCCGCTCGCCAAAATGCGCTTTCCTGGCCGCGACCTGATCTTTTACGCCATCCTGACCCTGATGGTGCTGCCCAACGAGGCGGGCCTGATCGTCAACTATTCCACCACCGTGAACCTGGGGCTGCTGCGCCAGGACAATGCCGTGCTGAACGTACTGGCGCAGTACGCCGCGGTGGTTCTGCCGGGGCTGGCGTCCATTGTGGGCCTGTTCCTGATCCGGCAGGCGTACCTCGGCGTGCCGATGGAACTGATCGAAGCCGCCCGCATAGACGGCGCAAAAGAACTGACCATCTGGCGGCGCGTGATGCTGCCGCTGGCGCTGCCGACCATCGTCGCCTTCTCGATTCTGGAATTCGTGGCCTACTGGAATTCCTTTCTGTGGGCGCGAATCGTGCTGCGCGATAAGGAACTGCTGCCGCTGTCGGCGGGCCTGCTGGAACTCAGCGGGACGTTCAGCACCAATAGCCGCGCCGTCATGGCAGGCGCAGTGCTGACCATCCTGCCCATTCTGATCGTGTTCGCCTTCGGGCAAAAATACTTTATGAAGGGGATCGAGGGCGCGGTGAAAGGGTGAGTGCAATTCCGGTTCAAAGATGTGAGGAACAGCTTGAAATCCGAGTGAAGCGAGGAGGGAAAGGGGCGGGTTTCGGGAACCGGACGACCCTTCGGCGCTTTTCCGAAGGGTCGGAAAGTGGACGAACTCCGGTGATCTCGTGACCCTGCCCGTCCACACTCTCCCCTACCGCACCCTAGACCGCCAGTGGGACGTACTCGTCGCAGGCGGCGGCACGGCGGGCGCGATGGCCGGAATTGCCGCCGCCCGCAGCGGGGCCAGCGTGCTGGTCATTGAGGCGTTTGGCAGTCTGGGCGGCACGGGAACCAACGCCTGGGTCACGCCCCTGATGCGGAACGTGTCGGGTGGACAGAACCTGAACCGGGGGCTGACCGACGAACTGAAAGCCCGCCTGATCGCACGCGGCGACGGCGGCGTAGACAGGGGTGGCAACGATAACTGGTTCAACCCGGAAGGCATGAAAGTGGTGCTGGAACAGATGCTGCTGGAATCGGGCGGCGAGGCGCTGTATCACACGCATGTGGTGGCCCCGGTCATGGACGGACAGAACATTCGGTCACTGGTCATTCACAACAAGGGCGGTCTGCAAGCCCTGCCCGCCCGCGTGGTTATCGATTCCACCGGGGACGCCGACGTGGCTGTGGCTGCTGGCGCTGGCTTTCACGGCGGCGACAGTGACGGCATTCATCAGGCCATGAGTCTGCGATTTACGCTGGCAGGCATCGACACGGCGCGGCTGTGCGACTTCCTGCGGGCGCGGGGGCAGGGGCAGGAATCGCCCGACTTCATGCACTTCTGGATGGTGTGGGGCAAAGGCAGCACGCTGGAAGGGCTGTTCCGGCAGGGAGTAGACGCGGGGCTGCTGCAAGAGCGCGACGGCGACTATTTTCAGGGTTTCAGCGTTCCGGGGCGGCCCGGCGAGATCAGTTTCAATTGCCCGCGCATCCGGGCCGACCTCAACGACGGCGCTAATCCCTGGCACCTCACGGGCGCACAGATCGACGGGCGCGAGGCCATAGACCGCCTGACCGCCTTCTGCCGCGCCTTCCTTACCGGTTGCGAGTCGGCATTCGTGGGCACCTACGCGCCGATGGTGGGCGTGCGAGAAACCCGCCGCATTGTGGGCGACTACACCCTGACGCTGGAAGACATTCTGGATTGCCGCACCTTCCCCGATTCCATCTGCCGCAACCACTACCCCGTGGATATTCACAGTCCACGCGGCGCAAAACTGATTCATGAGCGCGAAGGCAGCGCCCCGTATTTTGCGCCCGACGCCTTCCACGAGATTCCTTACCGGGCCATTTTGCCCCAGCAGCTGCGGAATGTGCTGGTGCCGGGGCGGGCGGCCAGCAGCAGCTTCGAGGCGCAGTCGGCCATCCGGGTGCAGCAAAATTGCCACACGATGGGCGAGGCGGCGGGCATCGCGGCGGCGTGGGCAGCGCGGGAGTGGGGGGGCGACGTGCGGGCGGTAGACGTGGCGGCGCTTCAGGCCGAAATGCGGGCGCGGGGAGGATACGTATGAGCAGAGCGGCAGATTTGAAAACGCAGCGGGCCTACCAGATTTTGCCGCAGGACGACGCCCGGTTTACGCCTCAGATCGGGGCACTCGTGGAGATGCTGCACTATGCCCGCCTCACCACCCTGCATGACGTGGCAGGCCTGACCGCAGAGCAACTGGACGCCGTTCCCGCTGGTTTCGGCAACTCGGTGGGGATGCTGCTGGCGCATATCGCCGCCGTTCACCGCATCTATCACGGGCTGTCGTTTGAGGGCTGGGACGTGTTTGAGGATGAGGCTTACGCTCCCCACCGACTGGCGCTGGACTTGGGTGCGGCGGCCCGCGAGCACATCCGGGGTCACGAACTGGGGCACTATCTGGCCGAACTGGAAGCGGCCTCGGCCCTGACTTTGGACGGCTTGGCAGCGCGGGACGATGCGTGGCTGGCGTCCGATCTGGTGATGGGCGGGACTGTTCAGATGAACCACCACTGGGCCTGGTTCCATGTAATGGAAGATGAGGTGAACCACCGGGGCCAGATTCGGCTGATTCTGAACATCGTTGCGCCTAAAGTGAAGGCGGGGGAAGCGACTTGAGCGGCGAACTGCTGATTCGCCATGCCAAAGCGGCTGGTCAAGCGCCGGGTGCACCCCTAACGCCGGAAGGTGTGGAGCAGGCCGCACAACTGGCAGAAAGCCTGTCTGGAAGCGGTATAACCCGCATCGTGAGTAGCCCTTGGCAGCGGGCGGTAGACACAGCGGGGCCACTGGCAGGGCGGCTGGGCTTGCCCGTGAAGACCGATGAGCGCCTGACAGAACGGGTGCTGAGCGGCCGGGATATGGTGTACTGGCAAACGGCACTGAAGCTCAGCTTCCGTATTCCCGCTCTAGCTCTGCCCGGTGGTGAATCCGGCCACACCGCCCGCACCCGCATTCTGGCCGCACTGAACGACGCCCGCGATCCGGCGGGAGTGACCGCAATCGTCACGCACGGCAATCTGATGGCGCTCGCGCTGGGGCTGGATTTTGACGGCTGGGCAGGCCTACGCAACCCAGATGTGTGGGTGTGGAATGCTGAAGCCTCCGCACGCTGGGAACCCGCATGACCCGCGCATTCTCGCCCACCGACCCACACGCCACGCCCCTGCACGGCCACACGCCCTACCAGATCGAGCGCCGTGTGCTGGCGGGCGTCCCGTGTCTGATCGAATGTCCCGTAGACGGGGTGGAGATTCGCGCGCTCTGCATCGTCTATCACGGCGCTTGGGCCGCCAAAGAGGGCAAATTGGGCGTGTATTCGGCGCTGGTGGCGCGTGGCGTGGCGATGGTCATTCCAGATGCGGCATTACACGGAGAACGGCAAAGCGATACTCCACCCAGTCTGAACGCCCGCGAATACGTCTGGGAGAGCGTGAGGCGCACAGTGGCCGAAGCCTCAGCCCTGATTGACGCGTTGGGAGACCTGTTTGGCCCGCGCCTTGCATATATGCGCCCGATGTGGGTGGTGGGCAGCAGTATGGGCGGCTACGTGGCGCAAACGCTGATGCAGACCGAGCGGCGCGTCTCGCGTGTGGCGGCCCTGATCACGTCGGGCGTGTGGGCAGAGCCGGAAGTGCGGCAGCCGGAATTGGTGGCTTTTCTGGACGCTTACCGACCCGTGACGCACTCAGGCCAAGCCGCACCGATTCCCTTCCTGCTGGCCAGTGGCGAGGCCGACCCGACCTTTCCGTTGGCTGCCCACCACGCGCCCACTGCCGCTGCCTACCGCGAAGCCTATGCACAGGCCGGAGCCGCGCATCAGTTGCACGAGGCGACTTTTGCAGGCGTGGGCCACTACACCAGCGTGGGGATGCGCGATCATGTCTTGCGGTTCTTTCTGGCAGACCCAAACTTTCTGACAGACTTTCCGGCAGAATCGGACGCGTGACCCGCCTGCTCCTCATTCCGCCCGATACGCGCCCGCCCACGCTGGCGCACCCGCTGCAACTGGCCCGTATGACTGGGGCCACGGTGGAAGTACCGCCTGCTGAGGCTTTGCCCCACTTCTTCACCCCCGGCAACACGGCCACACTGCGAACTTGGCTGCTGGACAACGCGGCGCAGGCCGACGCCCTGATTGTCTGCCTGGAAACCCTGTGCCTGGGCGGCATGATTCCGGCGCGGCGCGTGTCAGACAGGTTGGATGTGGCCCTGGAGCGGCTGGACGTGCTGCGGGAAGCACGGGCGCTGAATCCTGACCTGCACATTTACGCGCACGGTGTGGTGGTGCGGGTGGCACACGATAACGACCCACACGAAGAAAAGGAGTATTACGGCGAGTGGGGGCAGGGGCTGCGGGCCTATTCGGTGGCAGCAGACCGACACGCGCGGCACGGCGAGACCGAACGGGACGCCCTGACTGCTGCCCGCGCTGGCCTGCCTCCGCACATTCTGGCCGACTGGGTGGGCACGCGGGAGCGCAACCGCGCCTTACATCTGCACGCGCTGGACTTGCTGGCAGCGGGCGTGCTGACCCACCTCAGCGTAACGCTGGACGACACCAGCGAATATGGCTTGGCCGCCCTGGATCGCCGGATGTTGGAAGCCCGCGCCGATGCCCTAGGCGTGTGGGCGCGGTTCGACTGTTACCCCGGAGCCGACGAGGTGCCGTGTGCGCTGTTGACACGGGCACTGAGGCGCGGCCTGCCCCCGGCGCGGGCGTGGGTGCGCTACAGCGGCACACTGGGCGCGGGCGCAGGCCTGATCTACGAAGACCGTCCGGCAGGAGAATTGGTGCGGGCACACCTGCGGGGCGCGGGGTGCATGCTGGCCGACAGCGCAGGTGACGCCGATTTTGTGCTGGCTGTGAACACGCCGGGGCTGCGGCAGGCCAACCTTCAGCCCGATTTTGCCACGGTAGACACGCCGCACCGCCACCTGCCCGCCTTTGTAGACGGTCTTCAGGCCGATCTGGAGGCGGGCAGGGCCGTCACGTTGGCCGATATCGCCTATCCCAACGGAGCCGAGCGGCGGCTGTGGACGCTGATGCAGCCGCTCTCGCTGGCAAAGTTAGCGGGTTTCAGTGCGTGGAATACGGCGGGCAATACGCTGGGCAGCGCGGTGGCGTTTGGGGCGCTGGCGGCACAGGTCAGCGATAAAGCCGCGCACACCGAGGCCGTGTTTTCCCGCGTGGTAGACGATGTGCTGTATCAGGCTTACGCCCGCGCCGAGGTTCGCGGCCACCTCGGTAGTCCCAGTCCCTACGACTTGGGAGAAGCCAGAGCCGACGCCGAGGCCAGGTTACAAGAACTGATCGCGCCGCGTATTCAGGCCGTGTGGGACAGACATTGGGGCAAATCGGGTCTGAGGCTCGAGCTTGGGCAGGCACACCTGAGCTGGCCGAGGCTGTTTACAGGCGTGTTTCCGTTGGCGGTCAGTCACACTGGGGAAACATGATGACCACTTCTCCCCCACTCCTCGCGCTAGACAT from Deinococcus sp. QL22 encodes:
- a CDS encoding carbohydrate ABC transporter permease; translation: MLEQPTTTPPQRRAATAQETAHVASGLRSRRKRKNLLINAFAYLVLALIALIMLYPFYWTLITSFEPTGNIYQAKLWPSGWSLKNYVEVFQGTTVPFWRMALNSVIICTLGVTLTVGFAALAAYPLAKMRFPGRDLIFYAILTLMVLPNEAGLIVNYSTTVNLGLLRQDNAVLNVLAQYAAVVLPGLASIVGLFLIRQAYLGVPMELIEAARIDGAKELTIWRRVMLPLALPTIVAFSILEFVAYWNSFLWARIVLRDKELLPLSAGLLELSGTFSTNSRAVMAGAVLTILPILIVFAFGQKYFMKGIEGAVKG
- a CDS encoding FAD-dependent oxidoreductase, whose protein sequence is MTLPVHTLPYRTLDRQWDVLVAGGGTAGAMAGIAAARSGASVLVIEAFGSLGGTGTNAWVTPLMRNVSGGQNLNRGLTDELKARLIARGDGGVDRGGNDNWFNPEGMKVVLEQMLLESGGEALYHTHVVAPVMDGQNIRSLVIHNKGGLQALPARVVIDSTGDADVAVAAGAGFHGGDSDGIHQAMSLRFTLAGIDTARLCDFLRARGQGQESPDFMHFWMVWGKGSTLEGLFRQGVDAGLLQERDGDYFQGFSVPGRPGEISFNCPRIRADLNDGANPWHLTGAQIDGREAIDRLTAFCRAFLTGCESAFVGTYAPMVGVRETRRIVGDYTLTLEDILDCRTFPDSICRNHYPVDIHSPRGAKLIHEREGSAPYFAPDAFHEIPYRAILPQQLRNVLVPGRAASSSFEAQSAIRVQQNCHTMGEAAGIAAAWAAREWGGDVRAVDVAALQAEMRARGGYV
- a CDS encoding DinB family protein yields the protein MSRAADLKTQRAYQILPQDDARFTPQIGALVEMLHYARLTTLHDVAGLTAEQLDAVPAGFGNSVGMLLAHIAAVHRIYHGLSFEGWDVFEDEAYAPHRLALDLGAAAREHIRGHELGHYLAELEAASALTLDGLAARDDAWLASDLVMGGTVQMNHHWAWFHVMEDEVNHRGQIRLILNIVAPKVKAGEAT
- a CDS encoding histidine phosphatase family protein; its protein translation is MSGELLIRHAKAAGQAPGAPLTPEGVEQAAQLAESLSGSGITRIVSSPWQRAVDTAGPLAGRLGLPVKTDERLTERVLSGRDMVYWQTALKLSFRIPALALPGGESGHTARTRILAALNDARDPAGVTAIVTHGNLMALALGLDFDGWAGLRNPDVWVWNAEASARWEPA
- a CDS encoding serine aminopeptidase domain-containing protein, with the translated sequence MTRAFSPTDPHATPLHGHTPYQIERRVLAGVPCLIECPVDGVEIRALCIVYHGAWAAKEGKLGVYSALVARGVAMVIPDAALHGERQSDTPPSLNAREYVWESVRRTVAEASALIDALGDLFGPRLAYMRPMWVVGSSMGGYVAQTLMQTERRVSRVAALITSGVWAEPEVRQPELVAFLDAYRPVTHSGQAAPIPFLLASGEADPTFPLAAHHAPTAAAYREAYAQAGAAHQLHEATFAGVGHYTSVGMRDHVLRFFLADPNFLTDFPAESDA
- a CDS encoding DUF4127 family protein; amino-acid sequence: MTRLLLIPPDTRPPTLAHPLQLARMTGATVEVPPAEALPHFFTPGNTATLRTWLLDNAAQADALIVCLETLCLGGMIPARRVSDRLDVALERLDVLREARALNPDLHIYAHGVVVRVAHDNDPHEEKEYYGEWGQGLRAYSVAADRHARHGETERDALTAARAGLPPHILADWVGTRERNRALHLHALDLLAAGVLTHLSVTLDDTSEYGLAALDRRMLEARADALGVWARFDCYPGADEVPCALLTRALRRGLPPARAWVRYSGTLGAGAGLIYEDRPAGELVRAHLRGAGCMLADSAGDADFVLAVNTPGLRQANLQPDFATVDTPHRHLPAFVDGLQADLEAGRAVTLADIAYPNGAERRLWTLMQPLSLAKLAGFSAWNTAGNTLGSAVAFGALAAQVSDKAAHTEAVFSRVVDDVLYQAYARAEVRGHLGSPSPYDLGEARADAEARLQELIAPRIQAVWDRHWGKSGLRLELGQAHLSWPRLFTGVFPLAVSHTGET